CttttttaacattccttaaccgAGCAGCAAACCTAAGGATGGGATTGAGGAGCAAGCTAACAGGCTGTTCCCAGCCCTTCCGAACCATATCATCAAACCCAGCTCTACCaatccaagcttcaaaaaacctgaaaggtttagggccaAAATTAACCTCATCTAACACAGCCACCACTACAGGACAGTGGTCAGAGAGACCAGGAGGGTGAAAAATAGCCTCTGAAGTTCTGAAAACATCCATCCAAGCCAAGTTTACCATCACCCTGTCTAGCTTACAGCAAATTCTAGCATCACCACTTTGCCTGTTATTCCAAgtcatagcttcccctttccacttcAAGTCAATCAgcccagagtcttcaataaAAGTGTTGAAATCATCAATAGCCTCAAACCGAACCGGgtccccaccaattttctcATTATGATTCCGAATAACATTGAAATCCCCTAAGACAGCCCATGGAGTAGCAATAGCACTAGCAAGACTTCCCACATCCTCCCACAAATCCTTCCGCCCTGCCACAGTATTGAGAGCATAGACTACAGTGCAAAGGAAAGAGCCAGCAGTTCCCATAATCGGCACCTTGGCATGAATAAACTGCTtagttttttgaatttcttcaacattaaaaCAACTCGGATCCCAGCCCAACCAAATCCGAATAGTATTATCAATCTCACCATTGTGCACATACTTCCAATCtggaataaaattatcaaaaatagCACCACAATTATCCGCCTTAACCTTTGTTTCCAGAAGACAAACCAATTTAGCCTGATGATCTTTGcacaccttcttaatccccagccgtttagttgaggcattca
This region of Telopea speciosissima isolate NSW1024214 ecotype Mountain lineage unplaced genomic scaffold, Tspe_v1 Tspe_v1.0609, whole genome shotgun sequence genomic DNA includes:
- the LOC122648223 gene encoding uncharacterized protein LOC122648223, with amino-acid sequence MKCLVWNVRGMNASTKRLGIKKVCKDHQAKLVCLLETKVKADNCGAIFDNFIPDWKYVHNGEIDNTIRIWLGWDPSCFNVEEIQKTKQFIHAKVPIMGTAGSFLCTVVYALNTVAGRKDLWEDVGSLASAIATPWAVLGDFNVIRNHNEKIGGDPVRFEAIDDFNTFIEDSGLIDLKWKGEAMTWNNRQSGDARICCKLDRVMVNLAWMDVFRTSEAIFHPPGLSDHCPVVVAVLDEVNFGPKPFRFFEAWIGRAGFDDMVRKGWEQPVSLLLNPILRFAARLRNVKKELKKWNKECIGDVFVAVKAAQAELYQTQCNLRDHPDDPNLVLLETQAKVKQNRKHILEIKGEGGEIVKDPSQIKDEAVSFYKKLFGSDSVDGG